The following are encoded in a window of Bacillus oleivorans genomic DNA:
- a CDS encoding LCP family protein yields MNQNRHRFRMEQKKRKRKRVFLWVLVPLLVLAVGSSAYLAYLYNVAKTSAEESYDEDFNRETKYRKEAVNPEKDNVSVLFIGVDDSESRDYGEATRSDALMLATFNVEDKTVKLVSIPRDSYVYIDEVGYYTRINHAHAYGGPSLTMQTVEELLEIPIDYYVRLDFYAFMDVVDALGGIEAEVPYEIWEKDAEDNREAIHLLPGMQELNGEEALALARTRKLDNDMERGKRQQEILKAILDKAVSVGAITKYPEIMRDISANTKTNLTFDEMKSFVNYALSGDLQIENLQLKGSDSMINGAYYYQLDEAALAELKAVLQTHLELEGTSVAKSDDEDLTN; encoded by the coding sequence ATGAATCAAAATAGACATCGCTTTAGGATGGAACAAAAAAAGCGAAAACGCAAAAGAGTCTTTCTTTGGGTGCTTGTTCCACTCTTAGTCCTAGCAGTCGGATCTTCCGCCTATTTGGCTTACTTATATAATGTTGCCAAAACGTCAGCCGAGGAATCTTATGATGAAGATTTTAACCGGGAGACGAAGTATCGGAAGGAAGCTGTTAATCCCGAGAAAGATAATGTGTCCGTTCTCTTCATTGGAGTCGATGACAGTGAAAGCCGTGACTATGGGGAAGCAACTCGCTCTGATGCATTAATGCTTGCGACGTTTAACGTCGAGGATAAAACCGTTAAGCTTGTCAGCATTCCGCGTGATTCTTATGTATACATCGATGAAGTCGGATACTACACAAGAATTAACCACGCCCATGCATATGGCGGACCATCCTTGACTATGCAAACCGTTGAAGAGCTTTTAGAAATTCCAATTGATTACTATGTCCGTTTAGACTTCTATGCGTTTATGGATGTTGTAGATGCGTTAGGCGGTATTGAAGCTGAAGTGCCATATGAAATCTGGGAAAAAGATGCAGAAGACAACAGAGAGGCAATTCACCTCCTCCCTGGTATGCAGGAATTAAATGGTGAAGAAGCGTTAGCCCTCGCCCGTACTCGTAAACTTGATAACGATATGGAACGCGGCAAACGCCAGCAGGAAATCTTAAAAGCTATTTTGGACAAAGCGGTTTCCGTTGGAGCTATCACGAAGTATCCAGAAATCATGAGAGACATCTCAGCCAATACAAAAACCAATCTAACCTTTGATGAGATGAAATCATTTGTGAACTACGCCTTAAGCGGAGATCTTCAAATCGAAAACCTCCAGCTAAAAGGTTCAGATTCAATGATTAATGGAGCGTATTACTATCAGTTAGATGAAGCAGCCCTTGCAGAATTAAAGGCTGTGCTGCAGACGCATTTAGAATTAGAAGGCACATCAGTTGCCAAGAGTGATGACGAGGATTTAACGAATTAA
- a CDS encoding YigZ family protein codes for MLPSYITVKGYGEHEIEIQKSRFIAHVSRAETESEALEFIQTIKKKHWNATHNCSAYLIGENDLIQKANDDGEPSGTAGVPILEVLKKRGLKDTVVVITRYFGGIKLGAGGLIRAYGKATSEGINQTGVVERTLMRVVSTKIDYTWLGKLENELRGSVYEIKDIHYLDNVIIETFVKEEQADPFIAWMTELTNGQADCTLGEQLYLEKDVF; via the coding sequence ATGCTTCCATCCTACATCACAGTTAAGGGTTATGGCGAACATGAAATTGAAATTCAAAAATCACGATTTATTGCACACGTCAGCCGGGCAGAGACTGAGAGCGAGGCGTTAGAGTTTATCCAAACAATAAAGAAAAAACATTGGAATGCGACTCACAACTGTTCAGCCTATCTGATTGGAGAAAATGATCTGATTCAAAAAGCCAACGATGACGGCGAACCAAGCGGAACTGCGGGTGTTCCGATCCTCGAGGTTTTAAAAAAAAGAGGCTTAAAAGATACAGTTGTTGTCATAACCAGGTACTTCGGCGGAATAAAATTAGGGGCAGGGGGCCTGATTCGCGCCTATGGAAAAGCGACCTCAGAGGGGATCAACCAGACAGGTGTAGTTGAGAGAACTCTTATGAGGGTGGTTTCAACGAAAATTGATTACACCTGGTTGGGCAAATTAGAAAATGAATTAAGAGGTTCCGTTTACGAAATTAAGGACATCCATTATTTGGATAACGTGATCATTGAAACTTTTGTCAAAGAGGAACAAGCAGACCCTTTTATTGCATGGATGACAGAGCTGACAAATGGCCAAGCTGATTGTACGTTAGGAGAACAGCTTTATCTTGAAAAAGATGTTTTCTAA